attgtattagtttgctagggctgttaTAGCAAggtaccatagactaggtggattgaacaacagaaatttattttcttacagttctggaatctagaagtccaagatcaagatgttgcCTGAGCTGCTTTCTTCAGAGGGCCatgagggaaggatctgttctaGGATTATCTCCTTAGCTTGttgatggccatcttctccctgtatcttcacatcatcttccctctgtcCATGTTTGTATCCAAATttcatcttcttataaggacatcagtcatattggattagggcccaaaCTAACAAACTCATTTTAATTTAGTTACCTCTATAAATACCATATATTCAAATATgattacattctgaggtactgagggttaagacttcaacacaTGAACCTCTGTGGGAGTAGGGAGGTCACAACAACACATAGAGACCAGCTTTTCTATCACTGCATATTAAACTCTTGATCGCATTTCCCAGCAGCAGCTCAAGTGATGCTAATAGAATTCCCAGTTTATAATTAAGTAGGCAATTGCCCAACAGCCTCAAGGTtctgcacatgcatgtgtattaTTCAGGTGGAGCAGGAGGCTTGGCCTCCATGTTTTCCTGCCAGCATGCTAAAATAACAGCTAGAGGGCATGGACTGgctgacacatttttttttttaaactacatgtAATTATAACTGTGATGAAACAATACTTTCTTCTTTGGAAACTGGCTTTACCTTCTTGTAAGGTGCTACAAGTCCCCAGGGCTTTGCTTATTTTTACCATAATTATCATTGTTAAACAGTAGCTTAGCTGATGAAGTGTATATTTCAGTGGTATCCTGAGGCTGGGCATTTATAAGGAGGCTCTTGAATGAGTACCCATAGAGGGTCCTGAGGAAAGTCAGTGAAGCTCTTCCAGAATTTCTTTGAAGGTCCTTAAGTAAGAAAAAGAGTATACTTTAGGGGAAAAATAGTTTTGCAGTTAGAAATCATTTGAAAGAGATGAAATTCCAAGACAATGTCAGGGGATTCCCAGGTTATGTCTTTGGTGGGCATCTGCCATTTGttaaagtgagagagagagaggctttgCTTCTTGAAGAAAATGCCATCTTACTCTATCAGAATGATACTCAGGAGCTATAAGCTTACCTTGTCTCCACCACTGATCAAAATGTTGAGTGACTATAACTTTAGGGCATCTTTTCATCATGACTATCAAGATTAGAAATGATATTGTTTTGATCAGGGCCTTCTTGGACTTATTTCTAGTTAGTAAACTGTGACTACTAAATATAAGAATCCAGCAGGCAGCACAGGGGTGTTAGTTATTATTATCTAATAAATTATTATCTAATAAGATAATAATTTGATACTTCAGCCTGATTACTATTAAGTACCTTCTGACTCAGTCACCTCATGGATTGTGTTGCTTAAATCAACAGGACATCTACAGTTTTTATAGTGCTGATCTGAAGTTTCAGGCCATTTTCTATCATTGGCTCATCAGACATCAAAGACTAAGAGGATGCTGCATTCTCTAAAGGAAATCCTAACAAATATTGGGAGCACCAGTATTATCATGAGCAGTGAGTCGCTGCAAGAAATGGCATAGAAAGCTGTGGTGTCAAGAACAAAAACACTCCGAAAGAGAATCTCAGTGTGGGGATGGAAATAGAGCTCACCCTAACTGGGGGGGGGAAGGTTAGGGAAAAAGAATTCTCTCCCctcttttttaatatttggaCATAGATAAGTAACGAAATGCCCTTACATGATTGGGAACTTGTGTTAGTTTCCAGGCCATGAGATCTTGAGTTATGATTGACGCAGAgttaaaacagacaaaagtaGTTACTTgctaaacatttattaattttttcacagTTCAATTATTTCAACAAGAGTATCTCTAACGTATTATCAACAGGCCTCAAATGATTGTGGGCTGATGGGTCTTGTCAAAGGGCCTCTAGAAATTTGCCCCTATGTTCATGCATTTTTCCCTTTTACACCCCCAACATGCTCTATGTGATCTCTTATTGGCCCTAGAGTAAGACAGATGTTTATGGGATTCTGAGCAGCTTCCTTCTAATAAGCTAAAATTAACAAAGGTTCGTAATATTCTCAAACTCATCAAAACTTGGGGAAGTAGAATGAACACTACAGACTACAacagacataattttaaaatttgaactcTGAAGTTGTTTGAGAAACACCTCATTTTTGCTTCATGAGATCATGTGTTTAAGTGGAATTGAGtgtaaaaaaaatctaatttgaaCTCTAAATCTTCAAAGCTAAACCTATTTATAACAGATATTTCTTCCAGTAATGGGCTGATTTCACAGGAAGTTTTTATGCAGAGGTCACTCCTCCTGCACTATTCAACAAGGGTTATAAAAATTTAGTTACCTGGAATTTGTGCTTATTATGCCACAAAAGATGAAAAGCTATTTGGAGAAAATGATCAATTTAGGTTCAAGAAGAAATAGCAACTTGAACATTAAAAGTATCTGCACTTTCCACAAGATGGGTCAATCATTAAACAAACAGACTCATTGTTTAGAATCTCAAATCATCTTATTATTCTTGTTGCTTCTGAAAGCAATAAATGAACATGTTCATCAAACAAAATTtcttaaacaaattaaatgatttatatgctttttaaaaaatgcacaccACATCTGCatcaaagagcaaaagaaagacaTCTTGCAGTAAAGAACTACTTGAGGAAGAATAAAAGGCAGGAGTACAAAGTACATAAAATAAGCGTAGTTTAAGATTTTGGAAGAAGACATTCTAACATCAGATAGTTTTCCCACAACCAGAAACATCTGAGTTATCACTTGGTACCCAGTGTTTCTCATTTTCCCGTGCTCGAAGCTTTGGCAGGTGTCAGGATATTGGCAACATCTCTTAAGGGCGGTATTGAGATCTCTGCTCTTGGATGTACTCATAGAGAGGGCTGGAGCGCACTGGGACgctggcaaactgatgactgccGGGCTCCAGAAGCCGCCCATGGCCCTTCCCTTCTTGGGATTGTGTTTCCCGGACTTGGCGGCGCCTCTGTTCCTCCTCCTGCTCGCTGCGGAGGTGTTCTTCCCGTAATTTCCTTTCCCGTTCCTGGCGACGTTTCTGCTCTTCTTCTTGCCATAGTTCTTGTGCCTGACGACGACTCTTCTCCTGCGTGGCAAACTGCTCCTCCGCCCGGTACTGCCCGTCTcgctcctgcctgagcctctgcGCTTCCTGTTTCTTAAGCTGCAGCTGCTCTTCTTCCCAGCGATACTTTCTGTCACGATCTTGGCGGCGCAGCTGCTGTTCTTCCCTCTCCTGGGGGAGCTGTTCCTCCTCGCGGAATTTTCTGTGGCGCTCCTGGCGGCGCAGCTGCTGTTCTTCCCTTTCCTGACGGAGCTGCTCTTCCTCCAGGAATTTTCTGTCGCGTTCTTGGCGGCGCAGCTGCTCTTCCTCCGTTTCTTGGCGCAGCTGTTCCTCCTGGAGGAATTTTCTCTCTCGTTCCTGAGGGCGCAGCTGCTGTTCCTCTTCGCGGAATTTTCTGTCACGCTCTTGGCGGCGCAGCTGCTGTTCTTCCCTTTCCTGGAGCAGCTGTTCCTCTTCGCGGAATTTTCTGTCGCGGTCGTGGCGGAGCTGTTGTTCGCGCTCCTGGCGGCGCAGCTGCAGTTCCGCGAGGAATTTTCTGTCACGCTCTTGGCGGCGCAGCTGCTGTTCCTCCTCACGGAATTTTCTGTCGCGCTCCTGACGGCGCAGCTGCTGTTCTTCCCTTTCCTGACGGAGCTGCTCTTCCTCCAGGAATTTTCTGTCGCGTTCTTGGCGGCGCAGCTGCTCTTCCTCCGTTTCTTGGCGCAGCTGTTCCTCCTCACGgaattttctctccagttcttgGCGGCGCAGCTGCTGTTCCTCCTGGAGGAATTTTCTCTCTCGTTCCTGAGGGCGCATCTGCTGTTCCTCTTCAAGGAATTTTCTGTCACGCTCTTGGCGGCGCAGCTGTTGTTCCTCCCTATCCTGGAGCAGCTGTTCCTCTTCGCGGAATTTTCTGTCGCGGTCGTGGCGGAGCTGTTGTTCGCGCTCCTGGCGGCGCAGCTGCTGTCCCTCCTCCAGNNNNNNNNNNTTGGCGGCGCAGCTGCTGTTCCTCCCTTTCCTGGAGCAGCTGTTCCTCTTCGCGGAATTTTCTGTCGCGGTCGTGGCGGAGCTGTTGTTCGCGCTCCCGGCGGCGCAGCTGCTGTTCCTCCTCGAGGAATTTTCCGTCACGCTCTTGGCGGCGCAGCTGCTGTTCCTCTCTTTCCTGGAGCAGCTGTTCCTCTTCACGGAATTTTCTGTAGCGCTCCTGGCTCAGCTGTTGTTGGCGCTCCTGGCGGGCCAGCTGCTGTTCATCCTCCAggaattttctctcttgttcctgGCGGCTCAGCTGCTGTTCCTCCCTCTCTTGGTGCAGCTGTTCCTCCTGGCGGAATTTTCTGTCGCGGAACTGGCGCAGCTGTTGCTCGCGCTCCTGGCGGCGTAGCTGCTGTTCCTCTTCTAGGAATTTTCTCTCTCGTTCCTGACGGCGCAGTTCCTCTTCGCGGAATTTTCTGTCACGCTCTTGGCGGCTCAGCTGCTGTTCCTCCCTTTCCTGGAGCAGCTGTTCCTCCTCGCGgaattttctgtctctctcccgacggactctcttctcttctctttcctctctcagcAACTGCTTTTCCTCTTGGAACTTCCTGTCGCGCCTTTTGGCTTCCTTTTGCTCTTCTCGCTCCAGTTGTTCTTCCTCTGGGAAATGCCTGTCGCGCTGCTGCCAGCGCCTCCTCTCTTGCTCACCATCTCTCTCTTGCGGTTCATCCAGCAGGGGCTGCAGATCTTGCTGGGACTGTCTGTCGCGCACCTGGGAATCTTCCAACTGCCGGAACTGTTCATTCTCTCTACGTTTGCAGTAAACCCTGTTATTACGAACTGCATTGTCTTTTTCTAGTTCCCACTGCCATTTCAGATCACGGCGCTGATCCTCATCCCGGTATCGCCGCTTCCTCTCCTGGTGCCGAAGCTCTTCCTCTTCCGGATACTGCCTCTCCCGCTCCTGGCGCCTTTTCTCCTGTTCCTCTCTCAGCAGCTGCTCTTCTTCCTGCTGCAGCTCTTTTTCCTCGCGGTATTGCTTCTCCAGCTCCTGGcgccttctcttctccctttcatCTCTCAGCAGCTGCTTTTCCTCCTGCTGCAGCTCCTCTTCCTCCCGATATTGCCTTTCCCGCTCCTGGCGTCTTCTTTTCTCCCGTTCTTCTCTCAGCAGCTGCTCTTCTTCCTGCTGCAGCTCGTCTTCTTTTTGGTATTGTGTCTCCCGCTCCTGGCGCCTTTTCTTCTCCCGTTCGTCTCTCAGCAGCTGctcttcctcctgctgcagctCCTCTTCCTCGCGNNNNNNNNNNCGTCTTCTTTTCTCCCGTTCCTCTCTCAGCAGCTGCTCTTCCTCCTGTTGTAGCTGCTCTTCCTCGCGGTATTGTCTCTCCTGCTCCTGGCGCCTTCTCTTCTCGCGCTCCTCTCTCtgcaactcctcctcctcctgctgctgcagctgctgttccTTTCTCAGCTGCCCTCGTAGGGCTGGCTTGGCGTACAGCGTGTGGTGGcgtctcttcctttcttcttctagttGCCACCTCCATTTTTGGTCGCGGCGCTGCTCCGGGCTTCGCTTCCTCTCCTGATCCTCCTGGGAGCCGTACCCCTCTTCCTGGAGCTGCTGGGCACGCTCCCGCCGCTGGagctgctcctcttcctccaggaactgcagctgctcctcttcctccaggaaCTGCAGCTCTTTCTCCCTTTCGCGACGCTGGCGGCGCTgctgctccttctcctcctcctcctggagaaACCGTTGTTCCCGCTGCTGGCGCTCCTCGGCTCTCAGCTGCCTCTCCCGCTGAGGCAATGAGGGCCTGGCCGACAGCCTCTGACGGCCCCTCTGGCGCTCTTCCTCCGCCTGCCACTGCCAAGTGAAGTCCCGGCGCTGctcctcttcctgctgctgccGGCGAGCCGGTTCCTCCTCCTGCCATTGCAGCTCACGCTCCCGGCGCCgcctcttttcctcctgctcttgACGGCGCCTCTGTCCTTCCTGCTTGCGAGGCCTCGAGTAGACTTTGCTTTGCCGTGCGTCGGCCTCGCTTTCTAGCTGCCACTGCCACTTCGGGGTCTGGCTCTTAATCCGCTCCCGGGCCTGTTCCTGCTCCTCCTCAGCCAGCTCCTGCTCGCGCCTCAGCCACTGCTGGCGCCTCTCTTCCAGCTGCTCGCGCCTCTCCTCCTGCTCGAGTCTCTCCTCCTCCTCGCGCTTCAGCCGCTGCTCGCGCCTCTCTTCCTGCTCGCGCTTCAGCCGCTGCTCGCGCCTCTCCTCCTGCTTgaacctctcctcctcctcttcgcGCTTCAGCAGCTGATCGCGCCTCTCCTCCTGCTCGCGCTTCAGCCGTTGCTCGCGCCTCTCCTCCTGTTCGCGCTTTAGCCACTGCTCGCGCCTCTCCTCCTGCTCGCGCCTCTCCTCCTCCTCGCGCTTCAGCAGCTGCTCGcgcctctcttcctcctcctggcgCTTCAGCTGCTGCTGGCGCCTCTCCTCCTGCTGGcgcctctcctcctcctgctcgcGCTTCAGCCGCTGCTCGCGCCTCTCCTCCTGTTCGCGCTTCAGCCACTGCTCGCGCCTATCGTGCTGGAGCCTCTCCTTCTCCTCGCGCTTCAGCAGCTGCTCGCgactctcttcctcctcctggcgCTTCAGCCGCTGCTCGCGCCTCTCCTGCTGCTCCTCGCGCTTCAGCCAATGCTCGcgcctctcctcctcctgctcgcGCTTCAGCCGCTCCTCgcgcctctcctcctcctcctcgcgcTTCAGCCCATCGCGCCTCTCCTCCTGCTCGCGCTTCAGCCGCTGCTCGCGCCTCTCCTGCTCGCGCCTCTCCTCCGCCTGCTCGCGCCTTAGTTGCTGCTCgcgcctctcctcctccctcttgcGCCTCAgcctttgctgctgctgctcttctgCCTGGCGCTCCCTCTTCAGCTCTTGCCGCTCCAGCTTCTGTAGctgctcttcttcctcctggAGCTCTCTTTGCAGCTGCGGCTCTTCTTCCTGCAGCTTCTCTTCCTGCCGCAGCACTCTCTCGCGCTTCCTccactctttctcttcttcctcctggagCACTCTTTCTTGCCGCTCTCGcctttgctgctgcttctcctcgCGGCGCTCCCTCCTCAGCTCCTGCAGCTCCCGCCTTCGTTGTTGCTCTTCATCTGGAAACGCCTCAGTTTCGTGACCCTTGCACCTCTGCAGCTGCTCTTCCTCTGCACGGCGCTCTTCCTGTTCTTTCCATTCTCGCCTTTGCCGCCATAGCTCCTCGTCACGGCGCTGCCTGTCGCGCTCCTCAAGTCGCTCTTGTTTCTCACTTTGCTCCTCTCCCTCAGCGAGCTCCCTCTCCTGTTCCTGCCTCTTCTGCCTGCGTCGTTGCCCAGGTTCTTCTTCCAGTTGTCTGTCCCGGGACTCGAATCTCCTTTGGTCTTCTTCTTGCCTGCGATCTTGTAACAGGCTCACCTTTCCGTCACACCGGGCTCGCTTCTCCTCATCCAGTCCCGTGGCCTGGCCGAGAGCATAGTAACAAGCTTGAGccactttgaaaataaataggaGGAATTCGTTGAAATCGACACGCCCATTACGGTCACGATCCAGAAGTTCCAGGATCAGATCTACCGTCTTGGGGTCATGTGGTCTCtgtaaaaaagatgaaaaaaaattttacaatgtACTATCTACAGGTGATAAAATTGTTTTCACACATGATATATTTTATGCTATGCTGACATTCAAGAGACATTCAGAGCAATTAGAAAAATGTCCAGTGTGTTATCAAGTCTCGTCCCCGTGTAAAATGTGAACCCTCATTTTAAAGCATATATTCGTTTGAAATTTTTGCAGCTCGTAATTTAGTGCTGACCAAACTGGAGGATGTAGGAAGAGAGACACAGAGTAGAATAATGGATAAGCCTACGCACCTTAGAGGCAGAGCTTGAGGTGAAGATTCAAAACAGCCTCGTGAACTTGTGTGTAAAATTAACAAAGCTACTCAACCTCAAGAAAGAATAACACAAGTTCGCTTTAATTGGGTAAGAATGAACTCACCCTTGAGAGAGATACAATGGAAATTTATGAAGATTTGCAGTAGCCATTTCTGCCTGAAGCAGCTAGTACTCTTGATTTGGTTTCTATTCCACattagaaaacagaacaaaacatttACGGGTAGCAccattttagtagagatcaggcTGATCTcagttttgaaatttgaaaacaaatttaagtTCCTCCAAGTCTAGTTTGATTTGACATCTTTTGTGGTAATGTCCCATGAAGAGCTCATTCACGTGGCCATGCAGTCAAGTACATGATATACTTTATTATTCAGACTGCAATGCCAAGTTAGTACCTTCTGACTCAGAAATGAATGGGGGATGTAGTGTAGATCTGTCGTGgtgtaaaatgaatataaagcCACCATTCCTTGCTCTGGTCTCCTCTGAGAATAAATCTCAGAGCCTCAAGTCAATAGATCTCATTTTCTTGTTAGTTCTTACCTGAAGGACAGCTCCAAATTCCCTTTCGAGGAGGTTCTTCAGGTCTTTCTTAGTTAATGCTGCTCCATCACAATCATGTGAGACATATTGATTGAAAATTTCAGTGATGTCACAGATGCTTCTCAGAAGTggtgacattttttttctttccttcaagtTCAAGTAAACCTAGAACAATAAAACAAGATCCAAAATCAAAATCCCGTTTCTGCTCTTGGGAAAGTTTCATTCACACCATTTCAGGCAGATACctaaataatttgaatttacAGCAGTATTTTCCACCTGGACTTTCAGAGCATTTTAATCTTTGAATATTgtatcagaaagagaaagagtgatCCTGAGAAATTCCAAGCCAGGGAATCATCTTCAGACTGTCCTGTTGTCAGTTTTTGATGGTCCACCCAATGTGGATTATctgtccttttcttctctctttcttccagcTCTCCACCATATTTCAGagtagaaaataaagagaagagtgcagaaattaaaattttatatatttctacacACCTTCCTTTAAAGTTGAGCAAAGAGGACAGGTAAAACCCAAAAGGTGAAGGAAGACTTGAGAATATCTTAAATTGGTTAGAGGCCATGTCAGCAAAACATTTAGAAGAAGATAGAACAATGAAAAGAGAGTATGAATGATTCCCCAACATTATAGTCCATAAAGGATTTAGGAACTCTTATAGAATATAATTCATAAGTCAACAATTCAAAGATTAAATAGTACTTCTTCCTAGTCAAAAGATGACATTGTAACATTCAGATACACACGTGCAGAAAACAGAGAGTGTATGTTACCCGCCTCAACTCAGATTTAGTACAGATATTCGGATACTGAAGTATTGAAAGCTTCTGAGAGGTCCTTTCTAAACCAAACTGAATCCAGAAAACTGAATGATATTGGTTTTGTTAAACCCAAATGCATCATTGGAATCTTGGCTTTttataaaacattagccagcaGTAGATCGATGTTATAAGAATACATAGAATGACTTTGCTGGTGGAATATGTCTAGTGGATCATCTAGCTAACTTCTTTATGTACTTCTCAACTCCAATACCTTAAATACTGTGACTGTATGAAGATGGCCCATATTAGGTAGAACCAATGtaaaagagaagagaacagaaGGGTAACAAACTTTTGAGATAGCAGTTTTTAGGAAGATGAACCCTATCAGAGCCCACATGATCATCCTTGATGTGCAAAAGTATAGAGTTCAGAGCCCAGGGAGAAGGGCCATACTTCAGTTCAAGTGATGGCTCCAACTATAAGAAGATGGGATAGAGTTAGTGAAAGTTTATTTATCCCTGCAAAATACTGATACCTTCTGGTACATAGAATCTCCCCCCATATCCCAACATCTGAAGTAGCTATAAAAATGGAGAATCATAAAGAAGACCACGATCCCACAGAATGGGACTTACCCACTTCACCAGAGGAAGAAGTTGAGTGCTCGCTGACACCACGGGCAAGTGTACTGGGTAACTGGGAGCTGGGCCTTTTATAGGGATTTTAATTGTGCCCTGGAAAGCAACTTGGGAAGGAGACACCCACTCTGTGGGATGGCCTGATTCATTCCTAACCAAGCCCAGCTCCACCTCTGTCTCCACAAATGGCTTGTTTATCTCACTATTTGCTCACGTAGCTATTTGGCATGAGGTTCACAGACCTTGCCTCCTGACAGTCATGGTACTGGCCCCACCTAACATGAGAGGGTAGAATATTTGGCAGAATCTCCAATTTTCTTTAATtgttaaaactaaattaaatgataaaacaaagGTATTAAATGTTCACAATCTGAATTGATTATTACTTCATTACAAAGGAGTAAACTCTAAGCCATTTGCTTTGTAAAAGATACAATCTCTAGTTTGGGATTAAGCAGAAACTTTGAAATAAACTGATGAAAACCAATTAATTTCTCCATGGGATGTGACAGTCCATGGTAAGCTGCTCATAAGCCGTGCCAGAAGCTGTTGCTTCAATTCTAGGGCAATGAGAGAGAAGTAAAGAATTGGTTAGTTTCTTATCTAAAAATGCAGGTGGgaaaaatttttacatttgtttcccGGATCTTATGATGGTTTTCCTAAAGATTGGATACTGCCTCCTTAGTAAACAGTTTGGAAGGATaccttagaaatatatttttattaaactgttcataagaaaatttgaaatctgtGAAATTTCGTTCTTGGAGACATTAAACCTAAATGAAGTTTGTTCATTAGTTTTTCTCGTTAGCATATTGATGCCCCTGGGGAAAAAGAGCTGGTGTAATGCATTATTGTAGATATAATCATCCTGCTCAGCCTAAGTTACTAATGGTTATGACACCTAAACACTTGAGTCTGCTTCTCCTGGAAGCACATTGAGGTAATCGGTCATTCTAGCCCATTATATCCATCAGGACTTTCTCAATCTGGCTGATCATTTGCAAATTTCAGTGCTGTTTTATTGTAAGGAATTGGATTTTATCCATGGTTGTCAGTGACTTCCATCCTTACATTTCAGACTATGTGAAACTTTGGTTCATAATTTATGAAGACTATTAAATGATTCAATGGCTTCTCTGCACTTTTGTCTCCTCCTTTGTCCAACAGAGGCAAGTATTGGTTTTCTGAATTTTGAGGCAATTGTAGGATCCTTCAATGGCTTGAGTGAAAGTTTGGAATCTAAATCTTGATGGCtatttctttatttgcagatTGGTCCAAATGATAATGGAGTTGAACTCTATTTGCCCCCTCACTTGCTGCCATCCCAGATGTGGGGTACAGAGGAAGGTAGAAGTGACAGGGAGTGGGAAGACAATTATAAGCAAGGCTAATTTCTGCCTCTTAAGGACTTCAACACTGAAGTTTACGATTTAGTGGTTTTCCTAGGACTGTCAGAACTGTCACTATTTCTTGGGCTAAGTTAGCAAACTTGATGTGGCAACTCCTTGGTGAAGGGTGAAGACTTCtcatttttccccttctttttagGGTTTTATGCAGCTCTCTTACTCTTTGGATTCTAAGATAGGACCATCATTAGCACTGATCACACTGCACTGCAATCATGTGATCACGGAAGCTCACTCTCTCACAGAGGACACTAGCCTTTTGTATGAGTGTTCTCCAAGGAATAACCTAGGCAAGGCCTGCCTTATGTCTGCTTTTGTTTGTATCCTCCTGTGTGTGATCTATTGGGAAGCCTCAGCTCAGGTGATGGGATGCATTTGCATGACTCCATTACTTTCCTATAGTGAATAAACCCTAAAGGGAACTGGAAAGTGTTAGGTTCCATGAAATAAAGCCCGAAAAGTAGTATTAACCATTCTAAAATtgtagttagaatggcaatcccCCCCACTACTATGCTTTTGAACAGCCTTGAAAAAATACCCCAAATTGCATTTATTATAACAGAAAAACCCTTTCTCCTCTCTGAATGAAGCTAGATCTTAAATTCAGTGATGGTTCTCCTACCCACTTTTATTTAAAGTCAGTTCAGCAtaagggaaaatatttaaaaacctgcATAACCCTAAGAGAATTGGCCTCCCTTCCTGCTCTTGGTCCATCATCAGAAAGGTTGTAAAGTAGATTCAGATGCTAAATCCAAAATCAAGTTTGAAATTCTCCTGGTGAAGTATCTTCATTGCTATataatgttctttcattttacaCACTGTCATTATTTGagaatatcattttaaaagcagTCTGTAAAATAAGGTTTGGACAAGGAAATAGTTTCCATGGCTTTCTAGTTTTTCAAAATGTTGGTAAATGCTAAAGA
The genomic region above belongs to Piliocolobus tephrosceles isolate RC106 chromosome 1, ASM277652v3, whole genome shotgun sequence and contains:
- the TCHH gene encoding LOW QUALITY PROTEIN: trichohyalin (The sequence of the model RefSeq protein was modified relative to this genomic sequence to represent the inferred CDS: inserted 2 bases in 1 codon) translates to MSPLLRSICDITEIFNQYVSHDCDGAALTKKDLKNLLEREFGAVLQRPHDPKTVDLILELLDRDRNGRVDFNEFLLFIFKVAQACYYALGQATGLDEEKRARCDGKVSLLQDRRQEEDQRRFESRDRQLEEEPGQRRRQKRQEQERELAEGEEQSEKQERLEERDRQRRDEELWRQRREWKEQEERRAEEEQLQRCKGHETEAFPDEEQQRRRELQELRRERREEKQQQRRERQERVLQEEEEKEWRKRERVLRQEEKLQEEEPQLQRELQEEEEQLQKLERQELKRERQAEEQQQQRLRRKREEERREQQLRREQAEERREQERREQRLKREQEERRDGLKREEEEERREERLKREQEEERREHWLKREEQQERREQRLKRQEEEESREQLLKREEKERLQHDRREQWLKREQEERREQRLKREQEEERRQQEERRQQQLKRQEEEERREQLLKREEEERREQEERREQWLKREQEERREQRLKREQEERRDQLLKREEEEERFKQEERREQRLKREQEERREQRLKREEEERLEQEERREQLEERRQQWLRREQELAEEEQEQARERIKSQTPKWQWQLESEADARQSKVYSRPRKQEGQRRRQEQEEKRRRRERELQWQEEEPARRQQQEEEQRRDFTWQWQAEEERQRGRQRLSARPSLPQRERQLRAEERQQREQRFLQEEEEKEQQRRQRREREKELQFLEEEEQLQFLEEEEQLQRRERAQQLQEEGYGSQEDQERKRSPEQRRDQKWRWQLEEERKRRHHTLYAKPALRGQLRKEQQLQQQEEEELQREEREKRRRQEQERQYREEEQLQQEEEQLLREEREKRRRXXXREEEELQQEEEQLLRDEREKKRRQERETQYQKEDELQQEEEQLLREEREKRRRQERERQYREEEELQQEEKQLLRDEREKRRRQELEKQYREEKELQQEEEQLLREEQEKRRQERERQYPEEEELRHQERKRRYRDEDQRRDLKWQWELEKDNAVRNNRVYCKRRENEQFRQLEDSQVRDRQSQQDLQPLLDEPQERDGEQERRRWQQRDRHFPEEEQLEREEQKEAKRRDRKFQEEKQLLREEREEKRVRRERDRKFREEEQLLQEREEQQLSRQERDRKFREEELRRQERERKFLEEEQQLRRQEREQQLRQFRDRKFRQEEQLHQEREEQQLSRQEQERKFLEDEQQLARQERQQQLSQERYRKFREEEQLLQEREEQQLRRQERDGKFLEEEQQLRRREREQQLRHDRDRKFREEEQLLQEREEQQLRRQXXXXLEEGQQLRRQEREQQLRHDRDRKFREEEQLLQDREEQQLRRQERDRKFLEEEQQMRPQERERKFLQEEQQLRRQELERKFREEEQLRQETEEEQLRRQERDRKFLEEEQLRQEREEQQLRRQERDRKFREEEQQLRRQERDRKFLAELQLRRQEREQQLRHDRDRKFREEEQLLQEREEQQLRRQERDRKFREEEQQLRPQERERKFLQEEQLRQETEEEQLRRQERDRKFLEEEQLRQEREEQQLRRQERHRKFREEEQLPQEREEQQLRRQDRDRKYRWEEEQLQLKKQEAQRLRQERDGQYRAEEQFATQEKSRRQAQELWQEEEQKRRQERERKLREEHLRSEQEEEQRRRQVRETQSQEGKGHGRLLEPGSHQFASVPVRSSPLYEYIQEQRSQYRP